A window of the Halictus rubicundus isolate RS-2024b unplaced genomic scaffold, iyHalRubi1_principal scaffold0059, whole genome shotgun sequence genome harbors these coding sequences:
- the LOC143363563 gene encoding uncharacterized protein LOC143363563, whose translation MAETVETQLLMQQAIGRSLQNLKKLGTSNWTKSVLRTRIVHLQDLWRKFEHGYARLLSIIPAEERAKNPYFKEDSFAHTEEIYLHSLSFMTTQLDALNSDTRHHSLLHEDAPPPAPPNSEPSTPPVPSSEVNSHLASTLAAPRSGILLATAWVQLRVPSGRCVTVRALIDQGSETSFVTEAMVHLLRAKRTRVATSISAVGGVHAGTVRHAVRLHVAPRDSASPSIVTTALVLTSLSTYMPKRMLNVRSLEHLSDLNWADADPSSSAAIHLILGADIYPSIILDGLRKGSSGQPIAQKTIFGWVISGPITSHSRDLSVASGSSPQPRSGSSISMHHCIHEDTLSNELRRFWEIEEIPSTSPLTQEEEQCERHFQTHTSRAPDGQYIVRLPFRTGPPIEVGHSRSAAEKVLQSISRKLLLQPSLTEEYEEFLREYEALGHMRRVPISPSTSQCVYIPHHPVLRADSVTTHLRVVFNASSVTSNGSTLNDHLLPGPKLQLDLSTVILRWRTFRFVYTADIAKMYRQILVDERDVDYQRILWRPISSKDTQAFQLLTVTYGMTCAPFLALRVLQQLIEDDGGQFPLAVPVLRSHIYVDDVLFGGNDLLAIRHSRDQLIQLLQRGHMKLRKWASNSVDFLADIDPEDHGLACSKNLAPDDRVKILGISWNPSRDSFQFKVSLAEPLPSTKRAILSTIAKLYDPLGWVTPAIISAKIFIQGLWRLRIGWDDQIPPQSLEQWKSIHSRLPVLNGLQISRWIGCISEASRIELHGFADASTVAYAAVVFARCISSSGTITVSLLAGKSKVAPLTPVTIPRLELQAAVLLARLMNFVSSALDLRDAPCYCLTDSTVALAWLQSHPSKWKTFVANRVADVQTRLPHAIWRHVPTADNPADCASRGLLSDELLRYHLWWKGPAWLPYDLSEWPTQPRHFTLEDSSESKVVHHSVVPAPAWDLDSRFSSWPKLIRVTAYIQRFVRNSRSCRSDNRKRHPGRALSASECTAAKLFWLRRIQESQFAKAISSLSNGEPLPPKDPIESLHPFLDETGLLRVGGRLRNSPLPHQSKHPVLLSPHPLVRLIIEQAHARALHAGVQLTLHILRQEYWLLRGRSQVKAVIHACVRCVRERAAIPIQLMGDLPAARVSPAKKPFSHCGLDYAGPIQIRASAGRGITSRKAYIALFVCMSTKAVHLELVADYSTSAFLNAYTRFCSRRGLPERMYSDNGTTFVGANRELVSAYRAALRDPDFQNRTASDGVAWHFIPPSAPHFGGLWEAGVKSVKHHLRRVLGDRTLTFEEFTTLLCAIEACLNSRPIAPLSDTLDDYEPLTPGHFLIGSALTTPPQPSLLDLAENRLSRWQLVRHTTERFWKLWQNDYLNTLQQRE comes from the exons ATGGCAGAAACGGTCGAAACCCAGCTGTTGATGCAGCAAGCGATAGGACGTTcccttcaaaatttaaaaaaactgggGACGAGCAACTGGACCAAATCCGTCTTGAGGACCCGGATTGTCCACCTTCAAGATCTGTGGAGGAAGTTCGAGCACGGGTACGCGCGACTCCTCTCTATCATCCCGGCGGAGGAACGAGCGAAGAACCCCTACTTCAAGGAGGACTCTTTCGCCCACACGGAGGAAATCTACCTCCACTCTCTCTCGTTCATGACGACACAGCTGGACGCCCTGAACAGCGATACC CGGCACCACTCGCTCTTGCACGAAGACGCGCCTCCTCCAGCTCCGCCAAATTCGGAGCCCTCTACTCCACCAGTGCCGTCCTCCGAGGTCAATTCGCACCTCGCCTCCACCCTCGCGGCTCCGCGCTCCGGAATTCTACTGGCCACCGCGTGGGTGCAACTCCGTGTCCCGTCAGGCCGCTGCGTCACTGTCCGAGCCCTGATTGACCAAGGTTCCGAGACCAGCTTCGTCACCGAGGCCATGGTGCACCTCTTGCGTGCAAAACGAACCCGCGTTGCGACATCCATATCCGCCGTTGGCGGAGTCCACGCCGGCACCGTGCGCCACGCCGTGCGCCTCCACGTTGCTCCTCGCGATTCCGCGTCTCCTTCGATCGTGACCACAGCTCTCGTCCTGACGTCTCTCTCGACATACATGCCGAAGCGCATGCTCAATGTTCGATCCCTCGAGCATTTATCGGATTTGAATTGGGCCGATGCTGATCCCTCGAGCTCGGCCGCGATTCATCTCATTCTCGGCGCAGACATTTACCCCAGTATAATCCTGGACGGTCTGCGCAAAGGGTCAAGCGGGCAACCCATTGCCCAGAAAACCATTTTCGGTTGGGTCATCTCTGGCCCTATCACGTCGCACTCGCGCGATCTCTCCGTCGCAAGTGGATCGAGCCCACAACCTCGCTCGGGCTCCAGCATCTCGATGCATCACTGCATCCACGAGGACACTCTGTCGAACGAGCTGCGCCGATTTTGGGAGATTGAGGAAATTCCTTCGACCTCCCCCCTCACCCAAGAGGAAGAACAGTGCGAGCGGCACTTCCAAACGCACACATCGCGAGCCCCCGACGGGCAATACATAGTCCGTCTTCCGTTCCGTACCGGTCCTCCGATTGAAGTCGGTCACTCTCGGTCTGCCGCAGAAAAGGTTCTGCAATCCATATCTCGTAAACTTCTCCTACAACCATCTCTGACCGAGGAGTATGAGGAGTTTCTACGAGAATATGAGGCTCTCGGACACATGCGTCGCGTTCCCATTTCGCCTTCGACCTCTCAGTGCGTGTACATTCCGCACCATCCCGTGTTACGCGCCGACAGTGTCACGACTCACCTTCGCGTTGTCTTTAACGCCTCCAGTGTAACGTCGAACGGATCCACGCTGAATGACCACCTGCTCCCAGGCCCAAAGCTTCAGCTCGATCTTTCTACCGTAATTCTTCGGTGGAGAACCTTTCGTTTCGTCTACACGGCGGACATTGCAAAAATGTACCGCCAGATTCTGGTCGACGAACGCGATGTCGATTATCAGAGAATCCTCTGGAGGCCCATTTCCTCCAAGGATACTCAGGCTTTCCAATTGCTGACCGTCACGTATGGCATGACCTGTGCTCCATTCCTGGCTCTCCGCGTTCTGCAACAACTCATCGAAGATGACGGGGGCCAGTTCCCGCTCGCGGTACCGGTCCTTCGCTCACACATTTACGTCGACGATGTCCTCTTCGGCGGCAACGACCTTTTGGCTATTCGCCATTCCCGGGATCAATTAATCCAGCTTCTCCAACGTGGTCACATGAAGCTACGTAAGTGGGCGAGCAATTCGGTCGATTTTCTTGCCGATATTGATCCGGAAGACCACGGTTTGGCATGTTCCAAAAACCTCGCTCCCGACGATCGAGTCAAAATCCTCGGGATAAGTTGGAACCCCTCTCGCGACTCCTTTCAATTCAAGGTTAGTTTAGCCGAGCCGCTACCGTCCACCAAACGAGCCATTCTTTCGACTATCGCGAAGCTATACGATCCTTTGGGATGGGTCACTCCCGCGATAATCAGCGCCAAGATTTTTATACAAGGATTGTGGCGCCTCCGCATCGGTTGGGACGACCAAATCCCGCCGCAGTCTCTCGAGCAGTGGAAATCTATTCATTCTCGCCTTCCAGTCCTGAACGGTCTTCAGATTTCCCGATGGATCGGATGCATTTCAGAGGCCTCACGGATTGAACTTCACGGCTTCGCGGATGCGTCGACAGTCGCATACGCCGCTGTTGTTTTCGCCCGTTGTATCTCCTCTAGCGGAACTATTACCGTCTCTCTACTCGCGGGCAAGTCAAAGGTCGCCCCCTTGACTCCAGTGACCATTCCCCGCCTTGAGTTGCAAGCCGCAGTCCTTCTAGCACGTTTAATGAATTTCGTTTCGTCCGCCCTTGACCTTCGCGACGCTCCGTGCTATTGTTTGACCGATTCTACCGTGGCACTCGCGTGGTTGCAGTCTCATccgtcaaaatggaagacgTTCGTCGCTAATCGCGTCGCTGACGTACAAACTCGTCTTCCACACGCTATTTGGCGGCACGTTCCTACCGCGGACAATCCCGCTGACTGTGCGTCGCGCGGACTTCTCTCCGACGAACTGCTCCGTTATCACCTCTGGTGGAAGGGCCCCGCCTGGCTTCCTTACGATCTCTCGGAATGGCCAACTCAACCGCGACACTTCACTCTGGAGGACTCGTCCGAGTCAAAGGTCGTGCATCACAGCGTGGTCCCCGCTCCCGCGTGGGATTTAGACTCTCGATTCTCGAGCTGGCCCAAATTAATAAGAGTCACGGCCTATATACAACGGTTCGTCCGAAACTCTCGCAGCTGTCGCTCCGACAATCGCAAACGACATCCAGGACGCGCCCTCTCAGCGAGCGAGTGCACCGCGGCCAAACTCTTCTGGTTGCGACGCATCCAAGAGAGCCAGTTCGCTAAAGCCATTTCCTCGCTTTCTAATGGTGAACCGCTACCGCCAAAGGACCCGATCGAGTCGCTACACCCGTTCCTCGACGAGACCGGActtcttcgcgtgggaggtcgtcTGCGAAATTCCCCCCTTCCGCATCAATCAAAGCACCCCGTATTACTGTCGCCACACCCGTTGGTGCGCCTCATTATCGAGCAAGCGCACGCTCGCGCCCTGCATGCCGGCGTGCAACTCACCTTACACATTCTTCGGCAAGAATACTGGCTTCTCCGGGGAAGGAGTCAGGTAAAAGCCGTGATTCACGCATGTGTCCGATGCGTCCGAGAACGAGCTGCGATACCGATTCAGCTCATGGGAGATCTCCCGGCAGCGAGGGTGTCCCCTGCGAAAAAACCCTTTTCGCATTGCGGTTTGGACTACGCTGGTCCTATTCAAATCCGCGCCTCCGCTGGCCGCGGTATCACATCCCGGAAAGCATACATCGCGCTCTTCGTGTGCATGTCCACCAAGGCAGTGCATCTGGAGCTAGTCGCGGACTACTCCACCTCTGCGTTTTTAAACGCCTACACTCGCTTCTGTTCCCGTCGAGGTCTCCCAGAGCGTATGTATTCCGACAACGGAACAACCTTCGTCGGAGCAAATCGGGAGTTGGTTTCGGCCTACCGCGCTGCGCTTCGCGACCCCGATTTTCAAAATCGTACCGCCAGCGATGGAGTCGCTTGGCATTTCATCCCCCCCTCGGCGCCGCATTTCGGCGGATTATGGGAGGCCGGGGTAAAAAGCGTCAAACACCATCTTCGTCGCGTTCTCGGCGATCGAACGCTGACTTTCGAGGAGTTCACAACGCTCCTCTGCGCGATCGAGGCGTGTCTTAATTCGCGACCCATCGCCCCTCTTTCGGATACTCTCGACGACTACGAGCCGCTTACGCcgggtcattttttaatagggTCTGCGCTCACGACCCCTCCACAACCTTCTCTGCTCGACCTCGCGGAAAACCGTCTCTCGCGATGGCAACTCGTCCGCCACACTACCGAACGATTCTGGAAGTTGTGGCAAAATGACTACCTCAACACGCTCCAACAGCGCG AATGA